TGTAAAGCTGAAGACAATATGAGAAATTGTAAAGCCAGCAGTCTTATGGTCTATTTCCCGGATATTTTTTATTATTGTTATCAGCGATCCCCTAAGTACCTTTGACTGGTAACCATATGCTCAGGAAAGGGAAAGGACCTACTCGTTGATCGCCGTGGATACCCTATGTATTTGAGGTTAATGGGAGGACTATCGTAACTGTGCAATTTTCATAATGGCTGTTAGAAATGAAACAAAAAAGATGGGATTATGCTTTCGGCAGGTTCGCAGAGTCTTCGATGTCTGCCTCTACTGCAAGTTTACGTTTGCTGGTATCCTTGAGTTCGTCGACTGAAACTTTCGGGACCGCATCCTTGATCTCTTTTAAGATTGCATTCACTTCTTCGCGCTGGGGCATATCGCCAAGGATAGTCTCGTCCATCACCGGCCGTCCGGCAACGAGGTCCGCAGTCTCATCAACTGCCCCGAGGAATTTTGCCCCTTGGCGGATCAACTGCGAGAGCTCGAACGGGAAGATGATCTTGGTTGCCTGGCCGTCTGCCATGTTCTTGAGCGCGTTCAACGTAAGTACGGTCATTGCCCGGTTGTCGAGCGGTGCGGCACCAACGGAAAGGATCCGCAGCCCCTGCGCCTCTCCCTGTGCCTGGAGGATCCGCGAGAGCCGCTCTCCTTCAGCCCGCAGCACTTTGCTCTGGCGTTCTCCCTCTGCTTCGAGGATCATGGACTGACGGAGACCTTCTGCCTTAAGGATTGCTGAACGTTTCTCACCATCAGCCCGCAGGATTGCTGCACGCCGGGCCCGTTCTGCTGCCGTCTGCTCGGTCATGGCATTCTTCACCGCAGCAACCGGATCGACTTCTTTTATCTCCACTCTTTCAACCTTGACACCCCACTGGTCGGTCTCACGGTCAAGAATGTCGCGGAGTTTCATGTTGATTACATCGCGGTTATAGAGTACTTCATCGAGCTCCATATCGCCGATGATGCCTCGCAGGCTCGTCTGGGCGAGCATAACTGTTGCCAGGCGGTAATTCGTGACTTCGAAGAAGGCTTTCTCCGGGTCGATCACTCTTACGTAGACGATTGCATCCACATTGGTCGGGGAGTTATCCTTAGTGATCACTTCCTGGCTGGGGACATCCATCACCTGGGTACGGAGATCGAGTTTGATCACTTCGCTGACAAAGGGCACAATCCAGCGGAAACCCGGATTCATCCGGCCTACGTACTGGCCGAGCCGGATCTGGAGTCCCTGTTCGTATGGCTGGACAATGACTACACCTTTTGCAAAAATGTAGACGATAACAAAAATCAGAAATACAACGACAAGCGTTCCAATAAAATCCATCTTATACAACCTCTTCTACTACAATATGTACGCCTTGGGAACTCACTACTTTGACCCGCTTTCCCGCTGGGATTATGGCTCCGGTGGAGCGTGCGCTCCATTCCGTACTGCCGATCACGACTTTGCCGGAGATGGTGGTAGCATCAATGGATTTCTGCACCTGACCTTCCATGCCGACTAACGAGTCCCGGCTGATTGTCGTGGGGCTTTCATTTGGCGTTATCCGCGAGTACATCCAAACGGTGAATCCGGCTGCACAAAGAGCAGTCACTATTCCAATGAGACCTCCCGCCCAGGGGTTGGATATATCGACTCCCATGAGTTGCAGGATTCCCAAAAAAATCAGCACGGTAGCAGGTACCGTTGCGAAAAAACCCGGGCTTGACACTTCGACAAGGAGCAACAGGGCTCCGGCGACAATGAGCAGCCATCCAAAGGATAAACCCAGATCAGGAAGTACCATGATCAGTGATCGGAGTGTGCAAGATAAAATTGTATGGGCGCTTTTTAGTTCCCGCAAACGGAAAATGTTTCAACCCGATAAAAGTTTTTTGACAAAGTGCAGATTTCTGTTCATTTTAGCAAGGAGATGGGGTGCACGCAGCTGAATACCGCTTACCTGATGAAAAAAACCGTTGTGAACAGAGAATGGGGAGTGATTTTTCCCCATTTTATTCTATTTTGATATCCGCAGCATTGCGATCTTTGAGCCAACCGGCACACCGCCGGCTTCTTTTGCAACCGGCCCGCACTTGGCTGCCATCAGGTAGGCAACCGGTGGCAGATTGTCCATTTCCGAGAGAGACTCGAAGTTGGCCATGCCTTTTGCAATGATAATGGTGCAGCGCTTAATCGCGCTCCGCAGATCCTCGGGAATCTTCTTCATATCGATGCCGATCTCTGCTCCTCCCCCGGTTGTCGTGAGGCAGTCAACAATGAAATCGAGATGCAGGTCCCACGCATCCTGTAAGGTGGCGTCGTTGAGGGCCGGTGCATCCTTGACCGCGAGTGTCACATGGGCGCCGTGGGCTTTCAGGTACTTGATGAGCAGACGGTCGAGAACAATCTCGCCACAGTTATCGCTTAAGTACACCACCCGGGTGCAGAGTGGAAGGATTGCGTCGGTGTCATCAATGGTTAAGCCTTTTTCAAACTCACGCTCGAAAAAGACGGAAAAATCTTCTGCAACCGTATGGCCTTTCACCCCATAATCAAACGTGTTGCCAATCACTGCGGCAAGCACATGGTCCCGGAATGTCACGAGGTTGCCCTGCACATTCTTACAGACATCTATCGCCTGGTTATTCCCCAGCCTTTTGAGCTTGGCAAACGGATCGTTTGTGCCCAGGATTTCATAGGCCCTGCGGTGAATCTGACTGGCGATCTGCGGATGACTTAATGGTGCATCGCGGATTTCTTCCAAAAGAGCCGTGCATTGCGAGACCGCTTCTGCGGTTTTTGCTTCCGTGGCATCGCATAATGCGCATTCAAGCCGCACGCGGGATATGAGACAATCTGTACAGGTGCCGGTAATTTTCATGACAACGCCTGAAAAACAATAATAAATGGGGCCACTGAGATTTGAACTCAGGTCAGAAGACCCCCAGTCTCCTAGGATGGCCAGGCTACCCTATGGCCCCGTTCTCATAGTGTAGGATGAGATTCCTTATGTAGCTTGTTGTACGGTAATGGAGAACTGCGGTATTTTATTTTTTTTATATTTTGCCCCGCTTGAACTCCTCGACTCTTGTTATAAGGTTTTCAAGTTCCGCATCCGTAATCTTGATCTTTCCATGCATCGTGTCGATTTCGCGTAACAACTGGCGGATGCGCACGTTCATGAGATAAATGATGAACAGCTGGATAACAATAACAATCCCTAACAACACCAGCAGATATCCTTCGTAAGTCATTTTCTCTCCATAAATGTATTCACCGGAATACCGACCGGGCGAGCCGGTCAACAAAGCTCTCTGCTTTTTTCTCGCCACCGGTATCCTTGTATTCAGCACCCGAGATCTGTGCGGCGATCCTCTTGAACGCCCGTGAAGCCTCCGAGTTGGGATATTTCAGCACACAGGGATTTTTGTAGGCAGATGCCCGCCTGACACTTGCATCTTCGGGGATAACATCGATCACGCGGACACCCAGTACGTCCTCGACACTCTGCGAACGGAGTTCCGTATGCTCAAGTCCTGCCCGGTTCAGGATCGCGCCGTAAACACGACCCCCCATCACCTCGCAGAGAATCTTGGTTTTCAAGGCATCTGCCATTGAGGCCAGTTCCGGGTTGACTATGAGAATGACTTCATCTGCTACTGAGAGCGGCACCACGCCTTCTTTGGATATGCCGCTCGGGGCATCAATCAGGAGATATTCGCACTTGTCGACCAGCTGGTGCATCACGTCGCGGAGTTTATCGGGATCTGCCTGCTGGAATCCCTGGAGGGATATACCGCTGGGCACGATTTTCACCCCGCCCGGACCTTCATAAATTGCATCTTCAATATCCGCTTTTCCGGCAAGCACTTCATGCAGGGTGACCGGTACATCGTCCATGCCCAGGATCAGTGCCATGTTTGCCATACCGATATCGGCATCGAGAATGTAAGTCTCACGGCCAAGAAGAGCGAGAGATATCCCAAGATTCACCGTGATGGTGGTCTTTCCCACACCGCCTTTTCCTGAAGTGATGGTGTATGCACGGATCATCGGAATTCTTATTTCCACAAGTTGGAAGAAATCGTATTTATATATTGTTGATTCCTTCTCTGGAGGCTCTGACGGTTCATACGGGGAAAATATCTGAAAAAATCACGTCCGCTCAAGGGAATATCGATAACTTTACTTCAAATTGGTGCGTTAATGCATAACGTAAAGCAATATGTATATATGCTTCTATCAGGTATTATCAATTATAATGGGGTAGTGCAACAGGAGCCGGCCCATGTTGAAAGAGAAGATCTCTGCATTTATCGATAAGATTCAGGCGATTAATGGGGTTTCAGCATGTGCCCTTGTATCCCGCGACGGGATTATCGCAGGAAAATTTTTTGACACGGAAATGAATGAACCATGGTTTGGTGCACTGTCGGCTACCATTCTCGCATCTGCTGAGTCAGTAGGGAGTATTATCAAAATGAATGGAATGGAGTCAGTGACGATACGGGGACAGGATACTTCTGTGATTGTTATGGGGGCCGGGGAAAATTTTATTATCGCTGCAATAGTCAGAGATAAAAATAATGCTGACATAGTGCATACAGAATTGCATACAGTTGCCAAACAGATTGGGGAGGTTATGTAATGTTTACTATACTTGTAGTCGATGACAGCCCGTTTATTGTCGATGTCTTCGTCACCATGCTCGAACGCGGCGGGTACCGCACAGTTGCTGCATACGGGGGTGAGGAGTGTTTAGAGATTTTAAAGACGGTCACTCCCGATCTCATCCTGCTCGATATCATGATGGAACCAATGGACGGGTGGGAAACGTTAGAGAAGATCAAGGAAAATCCTTCGACCAAGGAGATCCCCATTCTTATGCTGACGGCAAAACAGCTGACCCCTGTTGAAGCCCAGGAATATGGCATTTATATTGAAGATTACGTGCTAAAACCCATCACCCACCGTGAACTGTATGATGCCATCGAGCATGTTCTCTCCCGGAGGCAGTCCATAAAATCCGATATGGATATGGCAAAAGAGTCCGGTTTCGATGCAGAGACCATTACCGAATATGCCCGCCTGAGCAAAAGCATCGATGTGAACAAGCGTTTGATGAAGATCCTGGAAACCACGTATAATTTCAATGATTCAAAAGTCCGTGTCAGCGATGAGATATCGCGTGCGATCAAGAGCATGGAAATGAATATAAAATTCCAGGAGAACCGGCTCCAACAGATCAAAGGCGAACTCTCGGGAACGTCTGCAGAATCATAACCAGTTTTCCCACATTTTCATAAAATTATGAATACTAATGGGATGAACATAATCAGGCATCCGGATCGCATGTGGTGCTTGCTTTCGGCCATCAGCCTGCCGGTACGTAAGACTGTATGAGGGACTTTTATCGTGGAAGATACAATTCTGATTGTCGATGACAGCCCCTATATTGTTGATGGTCTTGTTGCACTTTTAAAAAGGAAAGGTCTCAAACCGATCGCAGCCCATGGCGGAGACGAAGCCATATCCCTTCTGGTATCCAATAAACCGGATCTTATCCTGCTCGATATTATGATGGAGCCGATGGATGGCTGGGAGACTTTGGAGAAGGTAAAGGCCAATCCGGAAACCAGGGATATTCCTGTACTCATGTTCTCGGCAAAAAAGATCAGCCCTGCAGAAGCGCAGGAACATTGCCTCAACATCGAGGATTTTGTCTCAAAACCGGTTAATCCGGCTCAGCTTCTCGACTCGATTAAACGGGTTTTTGAACGCCGCAGCAGTGTGAAACTGGGGGCTGTGAGAGCAAAGGACGCCGGGCTGGATGCTGCAATTATTGCTGAATACACTGCGCTCCGGAAGAGTATTGAAGTTGACCGGAATCTGCTTGCGGTTTTGAAAAATTCAAGCGGCATGAACATTCCCGGGCGCGCTGTGCCCGAAGAAGAATTACAGGCCATCAACAAACTCGATGAGAAAATCAGGGCCGATGAGATCCGCTTTAAAGAGATAAACAAGAGCCTTCCCCAAGGGGGGTGAGGCCTACTTTGTGGATAAAATGGTATATGGATAATATTTATATAGTTTTCTTGCATTGTTATAACGCTGTACATCATATTCCAACGTGGGTTCGTAGCTCAGTTCGGTAGAGCGCCTGGCTTTTAACCAGGTGGTCAAGGGTTCAAATCCCTTCGGGCCCGTTGCCACGAGCAATCGTGGGTTTTTTGCGGTGATGCATCTGAGAGGAAATCTGTTTATCCGGGAGGGGGTTTTTCATTGAGCACCAAACTGAATGTGTTGAAGCACGCTATGGTGCCAGACCATGAAATCATGAGTGAGGAGGAGGTATCTGCACTCCTCACCACTTACAACATCACTACTGAACAATTACCAAAAGTATTCCATGACGATCCTGCGGTCAAAACTATCGGCGCACAAGCCGATGATGTGATAAGAATTATCCGTGTGAGCCATACAGCCGGCAGGGCTGAATCGTATCGTCTCGTGGTAAAGAGACCCAAGAAATAATTCCGGGGGGGATTAAGTCTGATTGACAGAAGTATTTTATCGAGGGCATATTTTTCACGGGAGCATGTTGCGCGCCACCAGCTTGACTCTTATAATTATTTTCTAAAGCACAATCTTCAGAAAGTGGTAAACGAACAGCGGATCATCGAGACGGATATCGAGAACCGCGGCAAGAACAACGAGGCTGTCTGGGTTGAACTCGGTGAGATAACGGTAAAAAAGCCGCTCGTCAGGGAAGCGGATGGTTCGCAGAGCGAATTATACCCCTGTGAGGCACGGCTGCGCAACCTGACGTATGCCGCCCCTATCCAGTTAGGCCTGACTCTCGTGCATGGTGAGGAACGGCAGGAAGCGATCGTCACTACAATCGGACAGCTTCCTGTCATGATCGGTTCAACA
The sequence above is drawn from the Methanomicrobiales archaeon HGW-Methanomicrobiales-1 genome and encodes:
- a CDS encoding two-component system response regulator, with protein sequence MEDTILIVDDSPYIVDGLVALLKRKGLKPIAAHGGDEAISLLVSNKPDLILLDIMMEPMDGWETLEKVKANPETRDIPVLMFSAKKISPAEAQEHCLNIEDFVSKPVNPAQLLDSIKRVFERRSSVKLGAVRAKDAGLDAAIIAEYTALRKSIEVDRNLLAVLKNSSGMNIPGRAVPEEELQAINKLDEKIRADEIRFKEINKSLPQGG
- a CDS encoding Clp protease ClpP, encoding MVLPDLGLSFGWLLIVAGALLLLVEVSSPGFFATVPATVLIFLGILQLMGVDISNPWAGGLIGIVTALCAAGFTVWMYSRITPNESPTTISRDSLVGMEGQVQKSIDATTISGKVVIGSTEWSARSTGAIIPAGKRVKVVSSQGVHIVVEEVV
- a CDS encoding septum site-determining protein MinD — encoded protein: MIRAYTITSGKGGVGKTTITVNLGISLALLGRETYILDADIGMANMALILGMDDVPVTLHEVLAGKADIEDAIYEGPGGVKIVPSGISLQGFQQADPDKLRDVMHQLVDKCEYLLIDAPSGISKEGVVPLSVADEVILIVNPELASMADALKTKILCEVMGGRVYGAILNRAGLEHTELRSQSVEDVLGVRVIDVIPEDASVRRASAYKNPCVLKYPNSEASRAFKRIAAQISGAEYKDTGGEKKAESFVDRLARSVFR
- a CDS encoding two-component system response regulator, translated to MFTILVVDDSPFIVDVFVTMLERGGYRTVAAYGGEECLEILKTVTPDLILLDIMMEPMDGWETLEKIKENPSTKEIPILMLTAKQLTPVEAQEYGIYIEDYVLKPITHRELYDAIEHVLSRRQSIKSDMDMAKESGFDAETITEYARLSKSIDVNKRLMKILETTYNFNDSKVRVSDEISRAIKSMEMNIKFQENRLQQIKGELSGTSAES
- a CDS encoding DNA-directed RNA polymerase subunit H, which gives rise to MSTKLNVLKHAMVPDHEIMSEEEVSALLTTYNITTEQLPKVFHDDPAVKTIGAQADDVIRIIRVSHTAGRAESYRLVVKRPKK
- a CDS encoding membrane protease subunit, stomatin/prohibitin, with protein sequence MDFIGTLVVVFLIFVIVYIFAKGVVIVQPYEQGLQIRLGQYVGRMNPGFRWIVPFVSEVIKLDLRTQVMDVPSQEVITKDNSPTNVDAIVYVRVIDPEKAFFEVTNYRLATVMLAQTSLRGIIGDMELDEVLYNRDVINMKLRDILDRETDQWGVKVERVEIKEVDPVAAVKNAMTEQTAAERARRAAILRADGEKRSAILKAEGLRQSMILEAEGERQSKVLRAEGERLSRILQAQGEAQGLRILSVGAAPLDNRAMTVLTLNALKNMADGQATKIIFPFELSQLIRQGAKFLGAVDETADLVAGRPVMDETILGDMPQREEVNAILKEIKDAVPKVSVDELKDTSKRKLAVEADIEDSANLPKA